In Solanum stenotomum isolate F172 chromosome 6, ASM1918654v1, whole genome shotgun sequence, one DNA window encodes the following:
- the LOC125866810 gene encoding tyrosine-protein phosphatase DSP3-like, with protein MSMIVDLKEEGDDDLLVQLPPTNFSAVENNYIYRSGFPHPSNFTFLRSLSLRSNHILMHNTSPPIRKHRINNIKLYQFSIDGTKDASTMSSRSEIIMDGLRVITDERNHPVLVHCKRGKHRTGCVVGCLRRKLQNWCLDVVVEEEFKPKWRETDLKILESFDVQILFEYFKYLL; from the coding sequence ATGAGTATGATTGTAGATTTGAAAGAAGAAGGTGATGATGATCTGTTAGTACAGCTACCACCAACAAACTTCTCTGCAGTGGAAAATAACTACATATATAGATCTGGATTCCCTCATCCTTCTAATTTCACTTTTCTCCGGTCACTCAGTCTTCGTTCGAATCATATACTTATGCACAACACCTCACCACCCATAAGAAAACATCGAATTAACAACATAAAGCTTTACCAATTCAGTATCGATGGAACAAAGGATGCATCAACTATGTCAAGCAGAAGTGAAATTATAATGGATGGTTTGAGAGTGATAACTGATGAGAGAAATCACCCGGTTTTAGTACATTGCAAGAGAGGGAAACATCGAACTGGTTGTGTCGTTGGATGCTTGAGGAGGAAATTGCAGAACTGGTGTTTGGATGTTGTGGTTGAAGAAGAGTTCAAGCCAAAATGGAGAGAAACTGACTTGAAAATTTTGGAGAGTTTTGATGTTCAAATATTGTTTGAGTATTTCAAATACTTGTTGTAA